In Trichocoleus desertorum NBK24, the following are encoded in one genomic region:
- a CDS encoding DUF423 domain-containing protein, which produces MVRIFLAIAAILAGLAVAAGAFASHALRDKLSDRALEIFETASRYQMYHALALLLVAVLLAQVAIPSTLLNTAGYAFLAGIVLFSGSLYALSLSGVKWLGAITPLGGVAFLIGWGCVAAAAWSSKF; this is translated from the coding sequence ATGGTTCGGATCTTTTTGGCGATTGCGGCAATTTTGGCAGGTTTAGCAGTGGCGGCGGGGGCATTTGCGTCTCACGCTTTGCGAGATAAATTGAGCGATCGCGCTTTAGAGATTTTTGAGACGGCTTCGCGCTACCAGATGTATCATGCGTTGGCTTTGTTGCTGGTGGCGGTGTTGCTAGCTCAGGTGGCAATACCCTCTACTTTGTTAAATACAGCGGGATATGCGTTTTTGGCAGGGATTGTGCTGTTTTCTGGCAGTTTGTATGCGTTGAGTTTGTCGGGGGTGAAGTGGCTGGGGGCGATTACTCCCCTTGGTGGGGTGGCGTTTTTGATTGGCTGGGGATGTGTGGCAGCGGCAGCTTGGAGTTCTAAGTTTTAA
- a CDS encoding ABC transporter substrate-binding protein gives MSLLGWFDWKPTAAIAAPSSAQVTHLTLWQGVNPPPNRDVLQKLVDCFNQTHTDIQVDSIYVGQPDEQMPKILAAVVGNSAPDMLWFAPMITGQLVELGAIRPLEQWLDQSLLREQIAPTLFETMELEDHIWSIPFGTNNVGIFYRPSLFQAAGITQLPQTWEELRQVAQTLTRDTDGDRRIDQHGILLPLGKGEWTVFNWLPFMWSGGGELTTTGQADPSTVNLANSGAIAALQLWRGLLDDGSAVLSLPERGYELDGFLAGKVAMQLSGPWTLGQLQATGVDFGVIPIPAGARRATASGGENLFIFKTTPERERAAFTFAEYVLSEQFQTQWALETGYLPTNLKARQNPTYQQFVAQQPAVSVFLEQAPYGRSRPISFGYNRVSEHLGRAIEAVLLGKSTPTTALNEAQRRLSLIFQPNQR, from the coding sequence ATGAGTCTATTGGGGTGGTTTGACTGGAAACCTACAGCCGCGATCGCCGCTCCTTCATCTGCTCAAGTGACACATCTGACGCTGTGGCAAGGAGTGAATCCACCGCCGAATCGTGATGTATTGCAAAAACTGGTCGATTGCTTTAACCAAACGCATACAGATATTCAGGTTGACTCAATTTATGTCGGGCAACCGGATGAGCAGATGCCCAAGATTCTCGCGGCTGTGGTGGGGAATTCTGCTCCTGATATGCTTTGGTTTGCCCCGATGATTACTGGGCAGTTGGTGGAGTTGGGGGCGATTCGACCTCTGGAGCAATGGTTGGATCAGTCCCTGCTACGTGAGCAAATTGCGCCTACTTTGTTTGAAACAATGGAATTGGAAGACCATATCTGGTCAATTCCCTTTGGCACCAACAATGTCGGTATTTTCTATCGACCGAGCTTGTTTCAAGCCGCAGGTATTACCCAACTACCTCAAACCTGGGAGGAGTTGCGGCAAGTCGCACAAACTTTAACTCGTGATACCGATGGCGATCGCCGCATTGACCAACATGGCATTCTCCTACCCTTGGGGAAAGGTGAGTGGACGGTGTTTAACTGGTTGCCGTTTATGTGGAGTGGCGGCGGAGAACTCACAACGACAGGTCAAGCTGATCCATCTACGGTCAACTTAGCAAACTCAGGCGCGATCGCGGCTTTGCAATTGTGGAGAGGCTTACTAGACGATGGTTCTGCGGTTTTATCTCTCCCAGAACGCGGCTATGAATTAGATGGTTTTCTCGCGGGCAAAGTCGCGATGCAACTCTCTGGCCCCTGGACGCTGGGCCAACTGCAAGCAACTGGAGTTGATTTTGGCGTCATTCCCATTCCTGCTGGCGCTAGGCGGGCAACGGCGAGTGGGGGAGAAAACCTATTTATCTTTAAGACCACACCAGAGCGAGAACGTGCGGCTTTTACGTTTGCAGAATATGTGTTGAGCGAGCAATTCCAAACGCAATGGGCTTTAGAAACAGGCTATCTACCCACTAATCTTAAGGCCCGTCAAAATCCCACCTATCAACAATTTGTCGCCCAACAACCTGCGGTCAGCGTATTCTTAGAGCAAGCTCCCTACGGGCGATCGCGACCAATTTCCTTTGGATACAATCGCGTCTCTGAGCATTTGGGACGGGCGATCGAAGCTGTGTTATTGGGCAAAAGCACACCAACCACAGCCTTAAACGAAGCTCAGCGTCGTCTCAGCTTGATATTTCAACCAAACCAACGCTAG
- a CDS encoding heme oxygenase (biliverdin-producing) has translation MTSTVATNLEGNGNLATKLREGTKKAHTMAENVGFVKCFLKGVVEKNSYRKLVANLYFVYSAIEEEMARLQNHPIVSKFYFPQLNRQESLEKDLYYYYGPNWREEVAPSPAAQAYVQRIHEIAASEPELLAAHSYTRYLGDLSGGQILKGIAQRAMNLESEGTAFYEFEDIADEKAFKNTYRQAMNELPVDEATADRIVEEANAAFGMNMKLFNELEGNLIKAIGVMLFNTLTRRRGRGSTEMATAE, from the coding sequence ATGACCAGTACTGTCGCTACCAATTTAGAGGGCAACGGTAATTTAGCAACCAAACTTCGTGAGGGCACTAAAAAAGCCCACACTATGGCTGAGAACGTCGGCTTCGTAAAGTGCTTTTTGAAGGGAGTTGTTGAGAAAAACTCTTACCGGAAGCTGGTCGCCAATCTCTACTTCGTTTACTCGGCGATCGAAGAGGAAATGGCTCGGCTCCAGAACCATCCGATTGTTTCGAAGTTCTACTTTCCCCAGCTAAATCGGCAGGAAAGCTTAGAGAAGGATCTCTACTACTACTACGGCCCCAATTGGCGTGAAGAAGTAGCTCCTTCACCTGCTGCTCAAGCTTATGTGCAGCGGATTCATGAGATTGCAGCTTCAGAGCCTGAGTTATTGGCGGCGCACTCTTACACTCGTTATTTGGGTGACCTGTCTGGTGGTCAAATCCTGAAGGGAATTGCTCAGCGGGCAATGAATCTAGAAAGCGAAGGTACCGCGTTCTACGAATTTGAGGATATTGCTGACGAGAAGGCATTCAAAAATACTTACCGTCAAGCAATGAATGAGTTGCCTGTAGATGAGGCGACTGCGGATCGGATTGTTGAGGAAGCGAACGCGGCTTTCGGCATGAACATGAAGCTGTTCAATGAACTAGAAGGTAACCTGATCAAGGCGATCGGGGTGATGCTGTTCAACACGCTGACTCGTCGTCGCGGTCGTGGCAGCACCGAAATGGCGACTGCTGAATAA
- a CDS encoding Mo-dependent nitrogenase C-terminal domain-containing protein, which translates to MASTNQVGFALFDETVAPPKGQAPLKVQFAFLKPLRKWLDGIEVQTPQLAHFLAKTIPAQCPFERDITLFGRKIAHIPPLCKLNPVYEELVGLRFRALCYLVDQCGEDIQAYY; encoded by the coding sequence ATGGCGTCAACAAATCAAGTTGGTTTTGCCCTGTTCGATGAAACAGTGGCTCCCCCTAAAGGCCAAGCTCCGCTTAAGGTGCAATTTGCTTTCCTCAAGCCTTTACGGAAGTGGCTGGACGGAATTGAAGTCCAAACCCCTCAGTTGGCTCATTTTCTCGCCAAAACCATTCCAGCTCAGTGCCCTTTTGAAAGAGACATTACTCTCTTTGGCCGCAAAATCGCTCACATTCCACCCCTGTGCAAACTCAATCCTGTGTACGAGGAATTGGTGGGCCTCCGGTTTCGCGCCCTTTGCTATTTAGTAGATCAGTGTGGTGAGGACATTCAAGCTTATTACTAG
- a CDS encoding YebC/PmpR family DNA-binding transcriptional regulator: protein MAGHSKWANIKRQKARVDAVKGKVFTKISREIIVAARSGVPDPNGNFQLRTAIEKAKAAGIPNDNIDRAIAKGAGKLGPDNAALEAIRYEGYGPGGVAVLIEALTDNRNRTAADMREAFSKNGGNLGETGCVSWMFDQKGVVTITAAPSEEGRKRNRNATSSQIDEDALLEASLEGGAEFYELTQIDEAEGAEVFTEVANLENLSQALKDKGYHVHQAELRWIPNNTMEVTDPDQARSLLKLMDALEDSDDVQNVTANFEMAEELMSLTMA from the coding sequence ATGGCAGGACATAGTAAGTGGGCCAATATCAAGCGCCAAAAAGCCAGAGTCGATGCAGTGAAAGGCAAAGTCTTCACTAAAATCTCGCGAGAAATTATTGTGGCAGCCCGGAGCGGCGTGCCTGACCCCAACGGCAACTTCCAACTTCGTACCGCGATCGAGAAGGCCAAAGCTGCCGGAATCCCCAACGACAACATTGACCGGGCGATCGCCAAAGGAGCAGGCAAACTCGGCCCCGACAACGCTGCCCTAGAAGCCATCCGTTATGAAGGCTATGGCCCTGGAGGTGTGGCAGTGCTGATCGAAGCCCTGACCGATAACCGCAACCGCACCGCTGCCGACATGCGCGAAGCCTTCAGCAAAAACGGCGGCAACCTGGGTGAAACCGGATGCGTCAGTTGGATGTTTGACCAAAAAGGTGTGGTCACTATCACTGCTGCCCCATCTGAGGAAGGACGGAAACGCAATCGCAACGCTACCAGCAGCCAAATTGACGAAGATGCCCTGTTAGAAGCCTCTTTAGAAGGTGGAGCCGAATTCTACGAGCTGACCCAAATTGATGAAGCCGAAGGCGCAGAAGTATTTACCGAAGTCGCTAACCTAGAAAACCTCAGCCAAGCCCTCAAAGACAAGGGCTACCACGTCCACCAAGCCGAACTGCGCTGGATTCCCAACAACACGATGGAAGTCACCGACCCCGACCAAGCGCGATCGCTCCTCAAACTAATGGATGCTTTAGAAGACTCCGACGATGTCCAAAACGTCACCGCCAACTTTGAGATGGCAGAGGAGCTAATGTCTCTGACGATGGCGTAG
- a CDS encoding NACHT domain-containing NTPase, which yields MIGLEKIALQAASMGLASIFSRVVWEGGGKLLGWMGKKSLDEKTKQAIAAASTQYVQNYGERHGILKVLGMREPAPLESIYTTVQLLDKWDLRRFESIETLEKAYRQTRTRSFQPKESSRQDGLRVANEKQYLMVLGGPGAGKSTFLRKLGLEVLKGTQGGYEHECIPVLIELKSFTSSKINLEKAIAQEFKICGFPHPEEATTQLLEQGKLLILLDGLDEVPGKNLNEAICQIQNFVDQYDQNRFIASCRLAAYRHNFRRFTDVAMADFDPAQIKQFIHNWFRSNEDQQAGTGQKCWELLLKPENAAAKELAHSPLLLTLLCLVYDRSQNFPNNRSVLYRKALRVLLEEWASEKRILRDEIYQGLSTELEEILLSEIAYSAFKSDRLFFSQAEIVSQIKTFLTDNLNAPKHLNGEAVLNAIAIQQGILVERAEDVFSFSHLTLQEYLTAQYIADNHQVVRLVADHLTDPRWQEVFLLVAGLMRHGADELLIRMARKTRRYITTPKLQALLQWAHQITEGPGTTVKPVVKRASALFLALARDRALELVRVLHPNTARVLDLVRTLDLVCAPAPVQAIDLARAMELARSLDFDCAPARARARTRSLNRIPARTLARAVTNSLAQEFSKSQLFNSVNFHPLIARLDALKTKAPDTSQPYEVQQAFRDRVSQVWLHALKLDAALVDLSAAELQALENYLYANCLLVRCKQSAVRVSAKTWEEIETQMLFVAGC from the coding sequence ATGATTGGACTGGAAAAAATCGCCCTCCAAGCCGCCAGCATGGGTTTGGCTAGCATTTTCAGCCGTGTAGTTTGGGAGGGGGGCGGCAAGCTGCTCGGCTGGATGGGCAAAAAAAGCTTAGACGAAAAAACAAAACAGGCGATCGCGGCAGCTTCAACCCAGTACGTCCAAAACTATGGGGAGCGCCACGGCATTCTGAAAGTCCTGGGGATGCGTGAGCCTGCACCTTTAGAGTCGATTTACACAACCGTTCAATTGCTCGACAAGTGGGATCTGCGGCGGTTTGAGTCGATTGAAACCTTAGAAAAAGCCTATCGCCAGACTCGAACTCGCAGCTTTCAACCCAAAGAGTCGAGCCGTCAGGATGGTCTGAGAGTCGCTAATGAAAAGCAATATTTGATGGTGCTGGGTGGCCCTGGAGCAGGGAAATCGACCTTTCTCCGCAAGCTGGGTTTAGAAGTACTCAAAGGAACCCAAGGCGGCTATGAACATGAATGTATCCCGGTTCTGATTGAGCTAAAGAGCTTTACTAGCAGCAAAATTAATTTGGAGAAAGCGATCGCCCAAGAGTTCAAAATTTGTGGTTTTCCTCATCCGGAAGAAGCAACGACTCAACTATTAGAACAAGGCAAGCTGCTTATTTTACTGGATGGCCTAGATGAAGTTCCTGGCAAAAATCTAAATGAAGCGATTTGTCAAATTCAAAACTTTGTCGATCAGTACGACCAAAACCGTTTTATTGCCTCTTGTCGCCTCGCCGCCTATCGCCATAACTTCAGACGATTTACCGATGTGGCAATGGCTGACTTCGACCCTGCCCAAATCAAGCAGTTCATTCACAACTGGTTTCGCTCCAACGAGGATCAGCAAGCTGGCACCGGGCAGAAGTGTTGGGAGTTACTCTTAAAGCCAGAAAATGCAGCGGCCAAAGAATTAGCCCACTCGCCTTTATTACTAACACTCCTTTGTTTAGTCTACGATCGCTCCCAAAATTTCCCTAACAATCGTAGCGTCCTTTATCGCAAAGCCCTCCGAGTTTTGCTAGAAGAATGGGCTTCGGAGAAACGCATTTTACGGGATGAAATCTACCAAGGTCTAAGCACCGAATTAGAAGAAATTTTATTATCTGAAATTGCCTATAGTGCGTTCAAGTCAGATCGGCTTTTCTTCTCTCAAGCTGAGATTGTTAGCCAAATTAAAACATTTTTAACTGACAACTTAAATGCGCCCAAACACTTGAATGGAGAAGCGGTATTAAATGCGATCGCCATTCAGCAAGGCATTTTAGTCGAACGGGCCGAAGATGTGTTTTCGTTCTCCCATTTGACGCTGCAAGAATATCTCACCGCCCAGTACATTGCCGACAATCATCAAGTGGTTCGCTTAGTCGCCGATCACCTCACAGACCCGCGTTGGCAAGAAGTATTTCTACTCGTGGCGGGGCTAATGCGGCATGGTGCTGATGAACTACTGATCCGCATGGCCCGCAAAACTCGTCGTTACATCACCACTCCTAAGCTGCAAGCTTTGTTGCAGTGGGCGCACCAAATTACTGAAGGCCCAGGAACCACTGTGAAGCCTGTAGTGAAAAGAGCCTCGGCGTTGTTTCTCGCTTTAGCTCGCGATCGCGCCTTAGAACTAGTCCGGGTGCTTCATCCCAATACCGCGCGCGTTTTGGATCTCGTACGGACGCTAGACCTAGTTTGTGCCCCCGCTCCGGTGCAAGCGATCGATTTAGCTCGCGCAATGGAACTGGCCCGCAGCCTCGATTTTGACTGTGCTCCCGCTCGCGCCCGTGCCCGAACTCGCAGCCTCAACCGGATTCCTGCTCGGACTCTAGCTCGCGCCGTCACTAACTCTCTGGCCCAAGAGTTCAGCAAGAGCCAACTATTTAACAGCGTCAACTTCCACCCCTTGATTGCCCGTCTAGATGCTCTAAAAACCAAAGCCCCTGATACCAGCCAACCCTACGAAGTGCAGCAAGCCTTTCGCGATCGCGTTTCTCAAGTCTGGCTCCACGCCCTCAAACTGGATGCCGCTCTGGTAGATTTATCCGCCGCAGAGCTACAAGCGCTGGAAAATTACCTTTACGCCAATTGTCTGCTAGTCCGTTGTAAGCAATCAGCCGTTAGAGTTTCAGCCAAAACCTGGGAAGAAATTGAAACGCAAATGCTTTTTGTAGCAGGCTGCTAA
- the purE gene encoding 5-(carboxyamino)imidazole ribonucleotide mutase — translation MTQPLVGIIMGSDSDLPTMQAAIAVCKEFGVPCEVGIVSAHRTPERMVEYAQQAHTRGIKVIIAGAGGAAHLPGMVASLTPLPVVGVPVATRNLQGVDSLYSIVQMPAGIPVATVAIGNAKNAGLLAVQILATSNPTLQEQVQQYRQSLKDMVMEKQTKLDQVGYQQYLKEM, via the coding sequence ATGACTCAACCTTTAGTTGGCATCATCATGGGCAGTGATTCCGATTTGCCCACCATGCAAGCCGCGATCGCCGTTTGCAAAGAATTCGGTGTGCCCTGCGAAGTTGGCATTGTCTCCGCCCACCGCACCCCAGAACGCATGGTGGAATATGCCCAGCAAGCCCACACACGCGGCATCAAAGTCATCATCGCTGGAGCAGGGGGAGCCGCTCACCTACCAGGAATGGTCGCCTCCCTGACTCCACTTCCTGTAGTTGGCGTACCTGTCGCTACCCGAAATCTCCAAGGCGTAGACTCGCTCTACTCTATTGTGCAAATGCCCGCCGGAATTCCTGTGGCGACCGTTGCGATCGGCAATGCCAAAAATGCTGGACTGTTAGCAGTACAAATCCTCGCTACCTCCAACCCCACTTTGCAAGAGCAAGTTCAGCAATATCGCCAATCCCTCAAGGATATGGTGATGGAGAAACAAACCAAGTTAGACCAAGTCGGCTATCAACAATATCTCAAAGAAATGTAA
- the cobW gene encoding cobalamin biosynthesis protein CobW, which translates to MAAKIPVTVITGFLGSGKTTLIRHVLQNNQGRRIAVLVNEFGELGIDGDLLRSCQVCPDESGEEQVVSAANASNIVELTNGCLCCTVQEEFLPTMLELIKRRDEIDCILIETSGLALPKPLIKAFRWPEIRNAATVDGVVTVVDCEAVTQGTLASDLQAVEAQRQADPNLDHETPLQELFEDQLACADLVVLNKTDLVDADAQTQALELIQRELPRAVKIVASDRGQLSPDLLLGFQAAVEDNLEQRPSHHDTEEEHDHDDDITSTHVVLNQSFDPDQLQRQLETLVQEQEIYRIKGFVAVPNKSMRLVLQGVGKRFERFYDRPWQLNELQETRLVFIGRDIDAAKIESQLVAMAS; encoded by the coding sequence ATGGCTGCAAAAATTCCTGTTACCGTCATTACTGGCTTCCTCGGCAGTGGTAAAACGACCCTAATTCGACATGTGTTGCAAAACAATCAAGGTCGGCGGATTGCGGTCTTAGTGAATGAGTTTGGCGAGTTAGGGATTGATGGTGACTTGCTGCGCTCTTGCCAAGTGTGTCCAGATGAGTCCGGTGAGGAGCAAGTAGTGAGTGCGGCCAACGCTTCCAACATTGTGGAGCTGACTAACGGCTGTCTCTGCTGCACGGTACAGGAAGAGTTTTTGCCGACGATGCTAGAGCTGATCAAACGTCGAGACGAGATCGACTGTATTTTGATTGAAACATCTGGTTTGGCTTTGCCCAAGCCGCTGATTAAAGCCTTTCGCTGGCCCGAAATCCGCAATGCCGCCACAGTGGATGGGGTGGTGACGGTGGTGGATTGTGAGGCAGTGACTCAAGGAACGCTAGCGAGTGACCTGCAAGCGGTAGAAGCCCAACGGCAAGCCGACCCAAATCTAGACCACGAAACGCCTTTGCAAGAGTTGTTTGAAGATCAACTTGCCTGTGCCGATTTGGTGGTGCTGAATAAAACTGATTTAGTGGATGCCGACGCTCAAACCCAAGCCTTGGAACTGATTCAGCGAGAACTGCCAAGAGCAGTCAAGATTGTAGCGAGCGATCGCGGTCAACTCAGCCCAGATCTACTCTTGGGTTTCCAGGCAGCCGTGGAAGACAACCTGGAGCAGCGCCCCAGCCATCATGACACTGAGGAGGAGCATGATCACGATGACGATATCACCTCGACTCATGTTGTCCTGAACCAAAGCTTTGACCCAGACCAGCTACAACGCCAGTTAGAAACTCTGGTGCAAGAGCAAGAAATCTATCGGATTAAGGGGTTTGTGGCAGTGCCCAACAAATCAATGCGATTGGTATTGCAAGGTGTGGGAAAACGCTTCGAGCGTTTTTACGATCGCCCGTGGCAACTGAACGAACTTCAGGAAACTCGCTTAGTGTTTATTGGGCGAGATATTGACGCAGCCAAAATTGAATCCCAACTGGTGGCTATGGCTAGCTGA
- the nagA gene encoding N-acetylglucosamine-6-phosphate deacetylase yields MDIIKARVPGYSGIQHIHIEGSIIQRVEPMGQSVAGVIPIHEPLLDVNEDWISLGGIDLQINGALGLAFPDLAPEHLGKLAEICQFLWQQGVDGFLPTLVTTSVENIQRSLATIAQFIEQIQPTQTKAAQILGVHLEGPFLNPEKRGAHPAEYLLPLSVEQVKRVLGNYAHLVKVITLAPELDPTEAAIAYLQSLGITISLGHSQATAAQAQQAFVQGATMVTHAFNAMPSLHHREPGLLGAAIVAPNVQCGFIADGQHVSPIMLDLLLRASHYDQGLFLVSDALAPLGLPDGIYPWDTRQIEVKQNTARLPDGTLSGTTLPLLVGVQNLVKWGICDVEQAIALATTAPRHAIGLWHEPTGDHCPYKGQPVSNLLRWAIDPETQTLSWQRL; encoded by the coding sequence ATGGATATTATCAAGGCGCGAGTGCCTGGTTACTCAGGAATTCAGCATATTCACATCGAAGGCAGCATCATTCAGCGGGTCGAGCCAATGGGCCAATCCGTCGCTGGCGTCATCCCCATTCACGAACCCCTGCTAGATGTAAACGAAGACTGGATTTCTCTCGGTGGGATCGATTTACAAATTAATGGGGCTTTGGGGTTAGCCTTTCCAGACCTCGCTCCAGAGCATTTAGGAAAACTGGCTGAAATCTGTCAATTTCTGTGGCAGCAAGGCGTAGATGGTTTTCTCCCCACCCTTGTCACCACCTCCGTCGAAAATATTCAGCGATCGCTCGCCACCATCGCCCAATTCATCGAGCAAATCCAGCCTACCCAAACCAAAGCAGCCCAAATTCTCGGCGTGCATCTAGAAGGCCCATTCCTCAACCCCGAAAAACGCGGTGCCCACCCAGCCGAGTACCTCTTGCCCCTCAGCGTCGAGCAAGTCAAGCGAGTACTTGGCAATTACGCCCATCTCGTCAAAGTCATCACCCTTGCCCCTGAACTCGACCCCACCGAAGCCGCGATCGCCTACTTGCAATCCCTCGGCATCACCATCAGCCTAGGCCATTCCCAAGCCACCGCCGCCCAAGCCCAGCAAGCCTTCGTCCAGGGAGCCACAATGGTTACTCATGCCTTCAACGCCATGCCCAGCCTGCACCACCGCGAACCAGGACTGCTGGGAGCCGCGATCGTTGCCCCGAATGTACAATGTGGCTTCATCGCCGACGGTCAACACGTCTCCCCAATCATGCTCGATCTCTTGCTGAGAGCCAGCCACTACGACCAAGGCTTATTCCTCGTCAGCGACGCCCTCGCCCCCCTCGGCCTCCCCGACGGCATTTACCCCTGGGACACCCGCCAAATCGAGGTAAAGCAAAATACAGCAAGACTTCCTGACGGCACCTTATCTGGAACAACCTTGCCGTTGTTGGTGGGGGTGCAGAATTTGGTGAAATGGGGAATTTGTGACGTAGAACAAGCGATCGCCCTAGCCACCACTGCACCCAGACACGCGATCGGTTTGTGGCATGAACCAACCGGAGATCATTGTCCCTACAAAGGCCAACCTGTTAGTAACTTACTGCGCTGGGCGATCGATCCTGAAACTCAGACTCTGTCATGGCAGAGACTATAG
- the bchM gene encoding magnesium protoporphyrin IX methyltransferase — protein MNVVDDKTVVREYFNATGFDRWRRIYGDGEVNKVQLDIRIGHQQTIDHVLGWLKADDNLSQITVCDAGCGVGSLSIPLAEAGAKVFSSDISEKMVEEAKDRAASELGQTTNPTFSVQDLESLSGQYHTVICLDVLIHYPQDKAADMIAHLSSLADSRLILSFAPKTLAYSLLKKIGDFFPGPSKATRAYLHREADVVKILEANGWKIERNAMTKTRFYFSRLLEAVKK, from the coding sequence ATGAACGTGGTGGATGATAAAACTGTAGTCCGGGAGTACTTCAACGCAACCGGATTTGACCGTTGGCGACGCATTTACGGCGATGGAGAAGTTAACAAAGTCCAACTCGACATTCGCATTGGGCATCAACAGACCATTGATCACGTCTTGGGCTGGCTCAAAGCCGACGACAACCTTTCCCAAATCACCGTATGCGATGCAGGCTGTGGCGTCGGTAGCCTCAGCATCCCTCTTGCCGAAGCAGGCGCAAAAGTCTTCAGCAGCGACATCTCCGAAAAAATGGTTGAAGAAGCCAAAGACAGAGCTGCCTCCGAGCTAGGCCAAACCACCAACCCCACCTTCAGCGTTCAAGACCTAGAAAGTCTGAGCGGTCAGTATCACACTGTCATCTGCCTGGACGTGCTGATCCACTACCCCCAAGACAAAGCCGCTGATATGATTGCCCATCTCAGCTCTCTGGCAGACTCTCGCTTGATTCTCAGCTTTGCTCCCAAGACCCTCGCCTACAGCTTGCTGAAGAAGATCGGCGACTTCTTCCCTGGCCCTAGCAAAGCCACCCGCGCCTATTTACACCGAGAAGCAGACGTAGTGAAAATCCTAGAAGCCAACGGCTGGAAAATTGAGCGCAACGCCATGACCAAAACCCGCTTCTACTTCTCCCGCCTTCTAGAAGCCGTCAAAAAATAA
- a CDS encoding carbonate dehydratase — translation MRLVSVYQRLKNLPQRFLRVGIILGILLGATVTLAATPSSLTSLFRPIPAVVNSSFISPLVELFGNVAVGKRVFVASNTVLRADPDTHICIGNETNLQDNILLIARRLTPAPTSACGRRSSSTGNQVSIAHQASIENSKIGNFTFIGFRAQLQNTILEDGAFVLHGAKLANVRIGKNRLVPIGAVITTQAQADALPLKTTDNAEFQREVLEVNEEFAEHYGELYRSQGFDAVTGISPAPRTSWNPKPVRPTLGQNVQVDQFVRIVGDVRLGSNSVVGQRTSIRADEGSPIIIGENAAIADRVTFHALKGTSIRIGRNLNTDDNVVFHGPLEVGDNLAIADDAVLFRSQVGNNVTIGTGAIVVGVTLRDGTQVPPQAVITEQKQADALKSVKTP, via the coding sequence GTGAGACTTGTTTCTGTGTATCAACGCCTCAAAAACCTACCACAGCGGTTTCTGAGGGTTGGCATCATTTTGGGCATTTTGCTGGGCGCGACTGTCACCTTGGCTGCGACTCCAAGCTCCTTAACCAGCTTATTTCGACCCATCCCAGCCGTAGTCAACTCCAGCTTTATTAGCCCTTTAGTGGAGCTATTTGGCAATGTAGCGGTAGGTAAGCGGGTGTTTGTGGCTAGCAACACGGTTTTACGTGCTGATCCTGACACTCACATCTGCATTGGCAATGAAACAAATCTTCAAGACAATATTCTTTTGATTGCCCGCCGCCTTACTCCTGCCCCCACTAGCGCCTGTGGTCGCAGATCGAGCAGCACCGGAAACCAAGTCAGCATTGCTCACCAAGCCAGTATTGAGAATTCCAAAATTGGCAACTTCACCTTCATTGGCTTTCGCGCGCAATTGCAGAACACCATCCTAGAAGATGGAGCCTTTGTGCTTCATGGAGCCAAACTGGCTAACGTACGAATTGGCAAAAATCGTCTCGTTCCCATTGGCGCAGTCATTACCACGCAAGCCCAGGCAGATGCCTTGCCTTTAAAGACAACGGACAATGCCGAGTTTCAAAGAGAAGTCTTAGAAGTGAACGAAGAGTTTGCAGAGCACTACGGTGAACTCTATCGATCGCAGGGATTCGATGCCGTCACTGGCATTAGCCCTGCCCCACGAACCTCCTGGAATCCAAAACCCGTACGGCCTACCTTAGGCCAGAACGTCCAAGTTGACCAGTTTGTGCGGATTGTGGGTGACGTGCGCCTGGGCAGCAATAGTGTGGTGGGTCAGCGTACCTCAATTCGAGCGGATGAAGGTTCACCCATCATCATTGGCGAAAATGCTGCGATCGCGGATCGAGTTACCTTTCATGCCCTCAAAGGCACCAGCATCCGAATTGGCAGAAACTTAAATACAGACGACAACGTTGTCTTTCACGGCCCCTTAGAAGTCGGCGACAACCTGGCGATCGCGGACGATGCAGTTTTGTTTCGCTCTCAGGTAGGTAACAACGTCACGATTGGCACAGGGGCCATTGTAGTGGGAGTGACGCTGCGGGATGGGACTCAGGTGCCGCCGCAAGCTGTGATCACAGAGCAAAAACAAGCAGATGCGTTGAAATCAGTTAAAACTCCCTAG